The window gcccgagcaatatttttatactcttccctggtcatatgtccaaccttccacttcttgtaagcttcttttttatgtttaagatccgctaggatttcaccgttaagccaagctggttgcctgccacatttactattctttcgacacatcgggatggtttgtccctgtaacctcaacagggattccttgaaatacagccagctctcctggactcctttcccctttttgttagtcccccaggggatcctacccatccgttccctgagggagtcgaagtttgctttcctgaagtccagggtccgtatcctgctgcttacctttcttccctgtgtcaggatcctgaactcaaccaactcatggtcactgcctcccagattcccatccacttttgcttcccccactaattcttccccgtttgtgagcagcaggtcaagaaaagctcccccctagttggctcctctagcacttgcaccaggaaattgtcccctacgctttccaaaaacttcctggattgtctatgcaccgctgtattgctctcccagcagatatcaggaaaattaaagtcacccatgagaaccagggcatgtgatctagtagcttctgcgagttgccggaagaaagcctcatccacctcatccccctggtccggtggtctatagcagactcccaccagtacatcattcttgttgctcacacttctaaacttaatccagagacactcaggtttttctgcagtttcgtaccggagctctgagcagtcatactgttcccttacatacagtgctactcccccaccttttctgccctgcctgtccttcctgaacagtttatatccacccacgacagtactccagtcatgtgagttatcccaccaagtctctgttattccaatcacatcataattccttgacatcaccaggacctccagttctccctgcttgtttccaaggctttgtgcattcgtatataagcacttgagataacctgctgatcgcccctcattctcagtattaggcaggagccctcccctcagacattcctgctcgtgcttcctctcggtatcccacttacctcagggctttggtctccttcccccggtgaacctagtttaaagccctcctcaccaggttagccagcctgctcgcaaagatgctcttccctctcttcgtaaggtggagcccgtctatgcccagcactcctccttcttggaagaccatcccatggtcaaagaatccaaagccttctctccgacaccacctgcgtagccattcgttgacttccacgattcaatggtccctacccaggccttttccttccacggggaggatggatgagaacaccacttgtgcctcaaactcctttatccttcttcccagagccacgtagtccgcagtgatccgctcaaggtcattcttggcagtatcatcggtgcccacatggagaagcaggaaggagtagcgatccgagggcttgatgagtctcggcagtctctctgtcacatcgcgaatcttagcccccggcaagcagcagacttctcggttttcccggtcagggcggcagatagatgactcagttcCCCGAAgtagagagtccctgaccaccaccacctgcctccttctcttgggagtggtggtcgtggaaccccccccatctcaggacagtgcacctgatgccttccaaccagcggagtctccttcacATATGTGAGAGAGAGTGTACATGCACATATGTATCAGCACACGTTAGTGTGTCAATATGTATGTGTGAGTGCACCAGTGGGTGGCTGAATACACACACATGGTTGGCTGTCCTTGGGGACTGGATCCCCTCTCACATacagaggatggggaggggttggggaccCTGCACTTGAAGGGGAGGGGTACTTAGtgacctccatctcctcctcacaGGGCAGGAAGATTACGAcaggctctgccccctctcctACACAGGAGCCCACGTGATTCTCATGTGCTTCGACATCACCAGTCCCAACAGCTTCAACAACATTCTCACAAAGGTAACAAAACTTCTATAGATCAAATGgaagaggctgggactggagtagctggAAGCTCCTGCCACAGCCAGTGCTgcttccctgctccctgcagcacccccttctggagaggctggggctggagtagctgggagctccccccacacagccactgctcccaccccactccctgcagtgcCAGCCTGGGACTGGAGTAGTCAGGAGCTCCCGCACagccaaccccaatttcgtgagcattcatggcctgccatacaatttccatacccagatgtggccctcaggccaaaaagtttgcccaccactgctctagctcTGTTCTGCTGGCCTCTATTGTGTTCCTTAGGGGTATGTCCCATTCTCTGATTTAATGGGGATGAACATGGGGCTCAGACCCTCCCCCAAAGCCTCTGAGGGCATGTGGGGTCTCCCACCCCAGTGCTCAGCCCCtgtctccatctctctccctgcaTAGTGGTACCCGGAGGTGAATCACTTCTGCAAGGGCATCCCCATCGTGCTGGTGGGCTGCAAGACTGACCTGAGGAAGGACAAGGTCCTTCTGAGGCGGCTCCACGAGGCCCAGCTAGAGCCCATCACCTACCATAAGGTGACAAAGCCTCTCCCCCCCTTGGCCAACACACACCATCCTGAATCCTCAGGAAGGAAAAATAGTCCCTCCCAGAGATAATGGGCCAGGGTTCAGCCAAGCTCCTAGACTCCATGCTGGGATGAGGTTGTGGCAAGGCAGCGATTCAGTCAGCCGAAGCAGGGCATGTCCTGGGCCCTGCCAGAGACTCGAGGAAGCCCAGGAATGGTAGCTGGGGAGGTGATGCCCAATGGGAATGGATCCTGGAGGCCCCAGGCTGTACAATGGGCACAACATGCCTTCAGCAGgtaccccaggccctgcccagccctATGCCTTCTGTGGGTCTCACACCACTCCCCTGTTGCAGGCAGAGGCCATGGCCCGGGAGGTACACGCTGTCACCTACCTCGAGTGCTCGGCCAAGTACCAAGAGAACATCACCGACAACTTCATGGAGGCCTCCAGCGCTGCCTTGAGCACCATGCGGAAGGGCCAGCGCAAACGAAAACCCAAGAGAAGCTGCCTGCTCTCCTAGCCACCTCCATACTCCTCCTGGGGACACCCCAGTGTCCTGCACCCATCCCAGGACCATCTCTGCCCTCCAGCATCTCCATGGGCATCGGGTCCCACGCAGCAGGGACTGACAGGGCAGATCTTGCCCTCCTCGCAGCATGCATCACCGGGGATGAATGATGCCACAGGAAGGGCAAATACCTCCCCCATAATCTGGCACAGAATGAGACCAGAGTGGAGAAGGAGCCATATTCCAGCTCACATGATTCACTCCCTCAGCTCTGTAACAGATCACAAGTTCATGTTTGATAGCCCTAATTCCTCCCAGATTTGCCTGGCACCATCTGGCAACTACCAGCCCACGCAGCTCCTAATAGCATAGCCCGGCTCCTGCACGACTCCCACCACTGTGACCCACGGTGGCCCCATCCATGTCCACTGACCAATTCCCTGAACCCATCCACAAGACTCCACAGCCACAAGTCTCTGCAGGGCATAAGCCCGAGGAGGGACTGTGGtgttgtctttgttctgtgtttatacagcacctcaCAAAGTAAGGTCCTGgaccatggctggggctcctggaTGCTGCAATAATACTCCTAGTTAGTATTTATTATGTGTAACAGATGAGGCTGAGCAAAGGGCTGAGGGTGAGGCTCCCTCTCCTGTCTGGAAGATCTGAGTAAGGGAACACCCATCAAAGACCCCTTGGTGTGAGAGATGGGAAGAACCAACGACACCACCCAGCATATTGCCACGAAGCCAGGGCAGCATTGTTCCCTACAGGACCATTTCCCATTGTCTTGGCCAGTCACGTTCAATGCCATTGGGGCTCTCATCACCTCCCCCGGTGGCCAATCCCATGGCCTAAGTCATCCCACGGCCTAAGTCATCCCACCTCCTGGACCATCTCCTCGCTCCCCTTGTCCCTCACTCAGGTTCCATCCTAGGACTCCAGTTATTCTCCTGTTTGTGAGACTAAGCTCCTTCCTCCTTGGTGGGGGTGGGTTAACCCATCAGAGATCCTGTGTCACCACTACCCTTCATTGCTCCATCCCTAAGTTAGCTAGACCCTCCTAAATCAGACACCTGAGCTTTTGTCTGAGCAGCTCCCAGTGTGCTGATCTCACTTTGGTGATGTGGTACCCAGAGCTCAGCACAACGGGACAGAACCCCAACTGGAGTAAATTGGCATCACTCCACTGACTCCAGTAGTgctgcacccatttacaccagctggggatctatGGACTCCAATGGAGTAATGCCAAATTTATACCAACTGGGAATTTAGCAGCTCCAGCTGATTTGGACCAGctagggatctggcccattgattccaatggagtTGGGTTGATTTACACCATTTGAGGATCTGGTTCTACTGACTCCAACAGAGCTACAACCAGTTTACACCCACTGGGTACCTGGCCTCCTTGATTCCAATGGAGTGATGCTGAtcagccccatggggcagggggaggctggcATACATACTAGTTGTAGGGAAAGGGATGAACCATCCCATTGGGGATTAACTGAGTTAACCACAAGAGTGATACAAAGGTCCCTTAGCAAaaggtcccctgttctttgcaagtAACTCTTGCCTCAGACGTGGTAAACTCACTACATCAAACATATCTTGCCAGGCATTTATCCATAAACTGTAACATGGAAGGTAGCTACAGAAAGCTCGTGATTTATCAAGACTCCTAATCATTGCAAGTAGTTGTTACAGGTAATAATTTAAGAAGCATAACTATgttgaaagtatgctttatggactCAGAGTAGAAGATAGTCTCCCAGGGATAGTATGTCTGCTTGAATGGGTTATCACCAGGAGTTGTCATGCCTCCCTCATTAGCTGGTGATGTAATGCAAGGCTCAATTGTCTAGCCTTGCTCCATCCCCAGATTATCAATAGAAAACTATCAGAGACCACTGCAAATATCTGAAAACACAGAGATAAAAGAGACAGTACAATGGACAAGGAGTCCCCTAGCTATGAAGGGACAAACGATTGTTTTGatatgtgacaaagtgggaattttctgtaatattttatgaGCCCCTCTATGaggctcagtttcccctgtgttgCATTGTTAGCCATTGGAGGGGTGGGAAGGACTGTTTGCTCGCAGGGCAGGCCACGACACACAAGTATGAATGTCACCCAACTGTCTGAGGCTGGATGGGTTTGTGAGTTGGTGTCAGTGCAATGGTGCCCCCTCTGGGCAGATTAGGGCATAACAGCTGAACTCAGCCTCGCAGGCAATGGCACTGGAACCCTTTTAACAGTGCAGGGaggctgaaagccagcccccttatccctgtccacacctctcccccagctgggaCCAGGAGCAGTGCCATGCCTCTGGGACGGAGGGACCCACACAGGGATAAGGGGGCAAAGGCTGGGGTGGGCACAGTGCCAGTAGCAGAGACCCAGCCATGGGGCCAGCAGTTGGGACCCAAAGAGCAGAGCCCTGGGAGCAGGGGACCACATGCAGGGCCCCAGACATGGAGCCAACAGCTGGGACACAAGCCCCAGGCACAGAGCCAGAGAGTAGAGTCCCAGGCAGAGGGCCATGAGTGGGGCCTCGGGGCGGTAGCCCTAGGCAcaggccagcagccaggagccaAGCTGGAGAGTGGAGGCCTGGGTGCAGGGCCAGTAGCCCtgcataaaacctgggggtgctgcagcaccccacaCCCCTAGTTTTCACCCCTATGATTAGGGGGTTAGCCACTCAAGTAGGTTCCAACTCAGGCCCCTCAAGCTAAGTAAGCTGGATCAGGATTCATCATCTCCAGCTGTATCCTCCACTCCTACTTACCTCCCCCAGGTTCTGCAGGCTGTCTCCTTCTAAGGTGGTGTCCCTGAGCAGTTCTTCAGCAGCTTGCTGGGAAGAGTTCCCTCCTCCAGGCCTGCTTACTCCTCTAGGAACCACACCACCCCCTCCCAGTCCTTTTATCCTCCCAGCTGCGCTGAGGCAGCCAATCAACGAGGGCAGGCAGTGCCTGTGTTAACCGTTTAGTTGCTGGGCTAGAGTGGGGTACATATACTCCATGACAGggtccttttaaaaaagaatggcCGAGACCAGCCCCATATAAATGGAAAGTCCAAAAAGACAATGGTAAACCCAGTCACCAGCACACTGACACCTAGCAACCAAGGacccagagagagaagggtttccccacctctcagcagggaagctaaGCAAAAACACAGGCTGAAGAACAAAAGACTAAGAACTGAGGAGGTGGGGTGTTAAAGGTTGGCTTCTGTAGAAAGTCAGGGGCTGTCACCTGGGAATTGACCAAGAGGTCAGATGGACGGAGACAAAAACTAAACAATGGAGTTGTGAtgttccccagggtacaatctggccTGTTGAACAGCTGTATTCCcccaattctccaacctggggtgccttttacactgctttgctgtgagagcagcCACTCCCAGACTGCTCACTCACAACTCCAggatgtaaattactcccagttgAGTTATATGAGTGCTGTAAGTCAGCTGCTCCTGAATTATATTGCAGAGTGACACCAGAAAATTCTTAGTCCCAGACTTGTTCCCACAAATGTGCATCTTTTACTGCCCAacaccctcctggacaatacaagctcatagaaagtctgtcatttcattaatggaaaatgatatgcacaaactcCATTATCTCAAGTAgaggttcccaaacacttcaatccaaacacacactggttcagtgaaaacaaatttattaactacagaaagatagattttaagtgattacaagtgacgaggcataaaagtcagaactggttacaaagaaataaaaggtaaaatgcaaactaatactTAACTTAATAAGctaagtgaatttaaagcaaaaaggTTTCTCTCGCCATATGCTTACAGCAGTCTGGGTGGATTTTTCAGCCAGGACCCTTCCCCTAGTTCAATGatgcttcttttgtctttcaaacATTGTTGATGCCATGAGTACAGATGAGGGGAGAGGTGATTTGCggcctctgttcctcatttttatatcttttcctcctctctgagactcctctccagctggggttcaggagacagCCAGTCTGTTAACTAGGAGACAGCCAGGCTGTTCCactgccaagatgtaaatttctcattCACActcttcttcctgccaaagaatggccgtTTAACTCGGTGGTAGTCCATTTGATTTGTTGatacctggctgaggcatcagtttgccttttgtctatGAGGAACtggtttgagctgcttccccagcCTTGGAACATGTCTTATACAGAAGAATTTTATAACTTACTTTAACAACGTTACACGTTTTACCATGACAATAATGTTCAGCGgattatgagttttcaagtgatacctcacaaggcatactttgtacaagatttatcataATTTTGTAAAAGTGGTGGACATAAGAGTACAGTCTGTCACAGAGattcactacagcttggctggggCCATGGGTTAGCCAGAATGGACTTGGGTTGGGATTTAACCTTTCTTTCTCTGTGCTCACCTAAGACTTCCTATGCTGTATTGCAGCTGACTAATAAATCCAACTGTTTTCACAATGCTATGTGaatgtcactgcaaatacttgcaAAGGTGCATTAATGCCTGAAGAGTGGCCAAGTCCTACCAGGAGTCTGTCTCAGTTGGACCCACTGGacagagctcacagtgtgaagcaGGAGAGCTGAAGCCTCAGAGATTCAGTCTCAGGAGGTCGTGAGGCTGTATGGCCTGCCctgaaggaagagtgagaccccttGGCATATCAAAGGGCTTCCTCCAAGAGACTACCCCAAAGCTGAGGTTGTAGCACCGATCCTGTGGCTCCATGACACAGTATAACACACAGTGGGGAGAGGCCCCTTGGATCCCTTCCTTGAGAATACATGTGGTGGAGCAGACTCTGTTCATGAATGTTGGGATCCTGGTTcctgtgaagccagccagctctgcaacagactaaACTTTGGGGCAGAAACCTACTTTATTAGCTAGGAAAGGGAACTATTAATTGTAGCCctagtttgcttttttgatttttgtttggcCTTGTAACGAGTTGTTTCCAccactctctcttgtttctagttgAATCTTTATTAGTTCTGAAATAAACTTTCTTTGGTTTTATTGTAAGTGCTTACAAGTACTGTCTGTTATACACCAGGGGTGATTTAAGGTTACACTGGGGGTACCCTGCTactttgggggcagaggatctgggatttctgcgagtagccagtgtcaggggatGGATATtgcaggggaatgcttcaaagggctTCAGTGATTGAGGTGCACCTATTACTAACCTGCAGGGCAAAGACAGGgttggcatagcccagaggagagtgcttgagtggctaacAGGCCAGTGGTGGTAGGCAGCTAACACCCAGCCACCACGGGCAGAGCTTCCTCTTCCAGAGGCAGGAAGTAACCAgatgactcacagtcctgggtaccccaagaacaGTCACAGAGGCAGCATCTGACCTTCACTGCCCCACCCCTCAAATCCCAAAGGGGCGGCATTTCACCATCACTGCCCACCCCAACAGCCCACAGGGAGTGGAGTCTCACTGTATGTCCAGGCACATTGTGGCACCGCTGCATGGTGTGTCCCATGAGCCATCAGCTGCCACTGCATGGAGAAGCCAAACATGTGGGAATGCTTTTTCCCTTGTAGTAGGGGACCGAGGCTTCACCCTCCTCTTCACTGGTGATGagacaggaagctccctgaggaGCTTTCCCTGGGTCTCCCCCTGTTGCTCCCTCTGGTTCAGCCCCACCAATAGTGGCAAAAGTGGGAGCTCTGGTGTGGTGCAAGAACTGGCCTCTGCTGGCACTTTTAAGATCTGTAGCTCAtagagtgtgtctacactgcataaaGAGGTGTATTGCTAATTCAGTTAGCTAACCCAGGTTACAATAGCACTGAAGACGTGGCAGTCATTGAAACCAAGGGgtacagtggattctccatcactggcaattgttAAATCAAGAATGGATCTTTTCCTGAAAGATCGATTCTAGTGCAGACAGGAATGATTACTAGGAAGTCCTATGACCTGTGTTACACAGGGGATAGGCCTGCATGATCACAaagggcccttctggccttggaatctatgaactgaGCTTTTAACTCGGGTTAATGGTGCAAGTTAAAGCCTGCAGGGGAGTCTGAGGCTAAGCCAAGTTAAAAGCCAAGTTGCCgcgtcttcactgctattttcacCCAGGTTAAGATCAAACCTTTTttagcagtatagacatacccatactCTGAGCCAGGATAGATGATAATAAATGCTGCTGATTTGTCTCCCCAGCCTGAGCAGGATTGATACCATGTCCGAATCTGGATCAGATTTGCTTTCTCAGGGCTTCCTTTATTACTCAGATGCAAAACAAAGCTattccctgctcagagcaggttgCAGGAACTCAGAGACCTTTTGCTTGTGTCTGTtctcctctgctccagccccagttccAGAAAGCCATTGGTTTCCCATAGTGCCCCTTCCCAACGTTGTATGATGAACCTGCTAAGCAGCAAACTACAGTTCCCATCCAACCCTGACCCCACTGCACATCCCCTTCCCCTGTCTAGACTGAGTATAATAATGACACTGGCTTTTAGAATCACTTCATCACTCTCACCTGGGAGATAGCTGATGGGTAACAGGtgaggctgggcccagctccccttaATGGGCCAATCACCCTGTGAGAGGTCATTATTCCATCAGTGACCACCTGAGGACCTGTCCACATTGGGGGCTGCCATTGTTGCTGCCAGTCATAGAGCAGGACCAGTGGGAGGAGTTACCGGAAAACTTAGCCCCACAACCACCCTCCCACAAGGCTAGGAGGTCCCGTACTCAGGAGCCATTTTATGCTCCCTGTGGCAATCCAAGCTCACTCACTCACTAGCTCAGCATTGAGGGCCCCGTGCCACAAGGGGAGCCCCACCACCTAGctctgcctcccccacaccctgtgtgatccctgccccccagtgatGATAGCACtagagctcaggggctgggatgAGGTGACTTTGTGCTGCCCATATCCCTGATGCATAGGCTGCCTCACCCTCTGCCATTCCCACACAGAGCCTGGGTCCTGGGCATCCTGGACGTGCAGGATGTGCCCTGGGTCtggcccccctcagaactcctctGTGGCTCGCAGGGAGCTCTTTCCTGATGCCTCACAGAGCTCATGGTGGCTGGATCAATCTTGCGCTTAGCAGATGATCCAACCACTGGCCATAGAGATTCTCCCCACAGAGTAGGAGCAGGAGATATGCTGCACGTTCAGCAGGGTGATGGATGTTCTACCCCTCACAGCTGCTGCTCCCATGGGCAGCAGGATGCTGTGGGGAGTCAATCACCCTGGGCGATGGAACAACGGCCCCAGAGAACATTCCGGGGCAGCTGGCAGCAAGAGCTTCATGTGGCTGGGAGTTGGCTCTCAGGGCTCTTGCCACCCACCCTCCCGCCCCCGAGATCTAGCCTTAAAGTGCTGTTCTGCTCTATAGCCCTATTCTCTGTTGTGATCCAGCCCCTGTACGGCCGGGACGTGGTGAAAGTGGGTGGAGACAGCCCCCAGGGAATAACCCACTGGCAGAGGGCCTCCctgagcagcacagagccagcacAAGGTCTTGATACTGATCCCCTTGTTTACCTCTAGCATCTCAGCCCAGGGGAGCTCCTATATTCCagctattctctgcttcccatggcccgaactgcccccttccctcccattttAGTGCTCAGAGGAGAATTGGGGACATCGTGGCTTCGTGGGCTTCATTTATCGCAGCTCACTAGCTCAGAGACAAACTACATGCCAAATTTAGAAGCAAAATGAAGCTGCTTTCCCTAACCACCTACCAGCCCTACAGTCACCACCTGAGGTCCAGGAGGCTCCTTCCCTCTCAAGCAGCAGCCAGAATGAAGAGTTTGCAGTGGGCAGCAAGCAGGTTCATGGTTCTGCTAGCAGTGCTCAAGGCAGACAGCAATCCAGCTCTCTCTCCTGTcgctgtgctggctctgcagggacAGCAGCAGGAAAGCAGTCAAACCTGGCTGTAACTAGCCCTGACTCCAATACCCATAGGGAACAGGTTGAGGGAGGAAAAAGGGATCATTGCTACCTACACGCTGTGACTGTACTTGCTTCCTTCTTCTAGAGCAGTGTTATTATATGTAACtacagtagtgcctaaaggcTCCCGACCAAGATCTgggcccattgtgccaggcactgcacagacccctgaCTGACATCTGGGCCCATTGTTCCAAGCACTGCACAGAGCCCTGACTGACATCTAGGCCCCATTGCTCTGACCACtaaactcccctcccctcccagagccagggctagaaCCCAGAAGACCAGTCTCCAGCCCCTTGTGCTCTAACCCAACTAGATCTTACGCCCCACCCAGAgcttgtaaaaataaaacaacaaacccaggagtcctgacttccagtcgcACAGTTTGAAGATTAAACAGACATTGCTCATTAATAATAACTTGGTGCATCATAGTGGATAGCCCTGTCCTCCCCAATCAGAATGGAAACCAGTTGTTCCCAAACAGACTGATAGAGAAAACTGCATCTAAAGAGGAGAAAACTCATCAGGAGGAGCTACAAGATACAGTGAAAGGGCAACAGCTGCAGACTGGAAGGAAGATTTAGGGACTTGTGTTTTGCCGATaacctaatggtcccttctggcactaAACTCCATGACTGTATGAATGCAGGTAGATACAATGCTATGGTTTGGCAGGATGGAGCTCAGAACAAGTTTGCAGTTTGGAAGTGGGAAATATTTCACTGTTATCAGTGTGTTCGGACAGGAAGTTGTCATTGCTGCCAGACCCCAGGTACCCCCATTCTTGCCATTCATAAAGGCAGCAGAGGGGGATTCACTATCCTTGCAGGCCAGGAGAGAAGTAGAGCAGAAATATCCAGCAATGCAGTTCCCACAATCCATAGATAGGAAGAACCACTCCTATTGCTTTTCATATGGGTTTGTTTTCACTGGATTTTTGTACCTTAATTGCCAATTAACTAAAGGTACTGAGCCCATTTGTAGCTGCTAGTGTGAACACTCTCCACCCTTTTGTTCCAGGCTAAAAATGGTCAGGCCCAGATCATCAAAGGCATTTAGGGTCCTACCTTCTGTTGAAATTAATGTAAGTTGGGAGcataggcccagattcacaaagggactcaggtcatgtctacactatggatgCTGTAgcgccatagtgtagacactttcTACAtcgacagaaggggtttttccaacCCTGTAGGAATTCCACCTCCCTAGGAGACAGGAGCTAGGAGGCTGGAAACATTCTTCTGTCCAGTAATTGTGTATACATTGGGGATGAGGTTGGCATAGCGACAGTACTTAGGGGtgcagatttttcacacccctgagcactgtagttatgtcaacctaacttttaagtgtggACAGACacttagaaaatcacaggaacaacgctgtgatccacaaagcccaAGTGGGGTGCCTAGGCTCCACGTATGATGAATGGGGAGAAATAAGTGCCTTAGAAAACAATCTACAAAAGCCACCATGCCAGGCCGGGAGCCACACTGGCAATAAGAAATACACAGTCCAGCCTGCCTCACCCGCCTGGCACAAGCTCAATTCTCGCCTTCTAATCTCCAACACTGAAGCCTGTGGAGCGCCCCAGGATCTGTCCACCTCTTGATGCAGATTTACACCCTTCCACACAGAAGGGGGCTCTGACATTTGGTTCCACATCCCTAGCAGACTCCTTGGCTTGGGGTCTGCATAGCCATCAGGGAATCCAGGCGGCTTGGGGACTCAACCACCTGCTTCTTCCTTCCAAGTCAGTTCCCTGATACAGCTTGACCTAGGTGCAAACAAAATGTTACAAGGGCTGGAAAATATCAATGGCACAAAATTTAGGGGCTTTGAATTTCAGGGGCACTGTATCTTTGTATAACAACCCCAAATTTGGCTCACTTAGCCTACCCTGGAGCCCTATGAGGCTCGGGCATTTTCAAGACAATCTGAGCAAGCATGTGGATTTTAGCACACTTTGAAAAATCATCTGTTAAACAGCGAGTCTCAGCTTTAGCTAAAGCAGAGCAGTTGCTCTGTTATCTTAAAGACATCTTCAGGATACCTGctcttttatagcacttttcatccatagatctcaaagcactttacaaaggaggtcagcatcatccccctttcacagatggggaaactgaggcccagagaaacagca of the Eretmochelys imbricata isolate rEreImb1 chromosome 6, rEreImb1.hap1, whole genome shotgun sequence genome contains:
- the RHOD gene encoding rho-related GTP-binding protein RhoD; amino-acid sequence: METELTEIKAVIVGDSGCGKTSLLMVFAKGDFPRVYVPTVFEKYSASFQIGGKPVQINLWDTVGQEDYDRLCPLSYTGAHVILMCFDITSPNSFNNILTKWYPEVNHFCKGIPIVLVGCKTDLRKDKVLLRRLHEAQLEPITYHKAEAMAREVHAVTYLECSAKYQENITDNFMEASSAALSTMRKGQRKRKPKRSCLLS